TTTGTAGATTAAGAAAATTGTTATACGTAATGAAATTTTATGATTTTCATTTTCTAATTCTATTTTTTTTAATTATTATAATGAAAATCGGTATTCATGTCAAGAGAGTGTGTAATGTCTATCCTAAATAGAAAGAGTTTTAGGAACGTCTTTTTCTATTCAATTTTTATCAGAACCGGCTGCTCTTCCATTTGTAAAAATATCTCTTGAATTCAAATATTGGGTAATAATATTGGGTAATGTAAATCCGATTGATGGTAAGTCAATTTTATTTTTCAGATCTACAGTAGAACAATCATATACCTCACAATAATCGCAATTAATATCTTTCCATGTAATTTTTCGACATACCTTCGCTTTTGTTTGACAACACGTCAAGTTTTTTTCCGGAGGCAGAAGATAAACGAGTCTTAAAAAATCTCCGGAATTGATGTTTCTTCCTTTTGGAAAAGAAAATACTAATCACTGATCTTTATTCTAATTGATAAATATTTAACGAGAAATATCTATTCCTCACTTGTTTTCATTGAAAATCTTTATTTTAATACTTAAATTTAGACGCATTTGCAGGTAACAATATCGATCAAAAACACCAGAAGTAGAGAAAATAAACTTCTCTGAAATGCATACATAACCATATAAAAAACCGAGTCTACTATGAAACTCGGTTTTCAGATAATATAATGTGAAATTTTGGTGTCTATATATATGTTCATCAATAATTGTAGAGAACAGGGTTCTTTTTCCTAGATTACCGAACCCTGATATTCTACATGAAAACTGAATGATGAAAATTTTTATACTTTATGATTTGGTGTCTTATTTAATGTGTGACAAATATAGAATCATAAAGTACTGTTCACAATAAACTGTAGGAACTATTTATAAATATTGACGTAAAAATTTGTAAATAACCACACTCTTTTAAAATACAAATAATTGATTTACAACACTTAATAAGAATATTTATGCCTTCATATAATCCTAAACTATATGAGGGTACAAGAAAAGAATTTCTTCAAAAAAAGATTAATTAGATGGGATTAGTGAAAAATAATCTTAATTGCTTTAGCTCAGTTTTAATTTTAGCTTCATCTTATTTTTTTTCACTCAGATAAAATAATCAAGGAAAGTATATTGTATTTTAAATTATTTCATTAGATAAATCACAAGAAGTATTGAAATCTGTTGCAATCAGCTAACTTTTCGGAACTGAGTACACTTATCACTAATCCATTCATATGACTTTTGAGATAGAGTATTCAATTATAAAAAAGGTCTTCAAGCCTATATCAAAATAACTCGAATTAAAAAATTCTAACTTTAAAATTCTCATAATAATTCTAAAATGTTGAAATTTTGTTTACTTAATTTTATTTTATTTGTACATTTGTGCCTTAAAATTAACAGGTAATGGATAAAAAAATTGTGCTTATCCAGGATAATGAAGAAATCCTTAACATAATGGATGAAGTGCTAACAGACGAAGGATTCGATGTTGTTCCATCATTTATAACAGAGCCTATAGACCAAATTGAAGAAATTGATCCAGATGTTCTTATCGTGGATGATCATATCAAAGGAAAGAAAAGTGGATCTGAGGTTATTGCAGAATTAAAATCTGAGCCTGAAACTGAAGATTTATCAGCCATCTTAACTTCAACATCTTTTGATTTACCTAAAAAGGCTAAAAACTGTAATGCCGATGACTACATAGAAAAACCTTTTGATATTGATCACTTGATAGATGTGGTTAATAAAAATTTATAATCGCATAAAAACTATCATATTGCATTTCTTAAATTTTGCAAGTGACTTTTTTACTTTCCGGTTATAATTTTCATCATTCTATCTTTTCTAGTTCAAATACCATTGTACTTCCATCGATATTTTGATACTCCAATTTTATAAAACCAAAAAGAGGGTTAAAGTATGAACGTAATGTTGTTTCACCTATTCTGCTGTTTGCTTTAGCGTTTATTACAAAACATTCTAAATTTCCGAATCGAGTTGTAATCATTTTTTTATCCACGATCTCATAAGTGTAAAGATTTTCAATTACACCTTTCCACTCCAGCCATCTTTTATCTGACCAGTGATCTCCAATTTGCAATTTCCAACTCCATTTGGTCCCTATCTTATAAGGTTCTTTTATATAGGGAAAAGGATTGAGCTCTAATACTTGGAAAAAGCTACTTCTCGGTGGGTGAATCCACACATTCATTTTATTTTCAATTGCACCGGTAGTTTCCATATTGAAAATCTCCCCACTTTTCATCAAATATTCATAACTGATTGAGGTCTGATTATAATCCGGAATGTCAGTAAACGGATTACCTAAATTGACTTGTAAACTAATTGTATGAACAGTTTCTTTATCTTGGGTATGACTATCAACAAATTCCCAGTCAGCAACGGTATAGCCTTCCGGTTGTAGTATATCTTTTCCTTTTTTTATTAAGAATCTCTCCCCTTTAGCGTTTTGATAGTAATAAGAAAACATGAATTTTTTCCTTGAAGTATAGATAATATTATTTGAATTGACATTTTGATCATAGGTTTTGCTCGGATCAAGCTTTTCACCCGCAATTCCATCTTCATCAATAACATATTTGTCTGCTACATTTTGAGAAACAACTAAAAAAGGAAATAATATAAAACTAATGTATTTGATTGTTTTCATTTTGTGATTGATTAATTTTCTTTAAATCTACATCAAAAAGTATTAACAGGTCTATTTATTTTACAATCTCAATTCGTCTTATTTTATTTATAATACAATATTAATTTCATCACAGGTTTTTTTTCCAAAATTTATTCCCCACTGAATAAATCTTCAGTTCTTCCATCTTTCTAATGTAAGACTTTTCAAACATTGATAATTTAATTTCTGTTACGTTTACAGAGTTAGATTTTTTATTGCCCTGTGAATCATAAGAGGTATCCTCTACTCTATTATCTTCCTTAAAAAGATAATAGTACAAATGTTCACCTTCCCAATAAGAGGCATTTGGATCACTGTCATCTACAATAACTTTTTTACAATTTTTACTAATGTATTCTTTGATTTTATTATAGTCGGTTGCGTTTTTTGAAGTCTTGCCCACCTCAAGATACATTAAGTTGCCTTTATGATCTTCAACCATATCCATTTTGGGAAATGCGACTGTATTTAAAATCGCAATCGTATCCTTTTGCGGGTCATATGCTACCGTTTTATAGCCATAACCAAATATTTCGGTTGGTTTTTTATTTCTTACCATCCAGTCATTTGTAGGTTCTAAAGAAAGATCTGTAGGAAATCTCCCGTCTGTTTTATAATACCCTAAAGTATCTTTCACAAAAAAAGCATTATTTAAAAGATTCAAGGCTTCTTTCTTACTCATACTTTTAGGGTCTTTCGAAATGATCTCATTGGTCTTTTTAATCTTGTTCCCATAAAATTTCGAGACATCAAAGTCACTTGATATTTTTGCTAGATCAACAGTTTTATTATCTTGAGAATGGCACGATGAAAGAATGAATACTGTTAATAGCAGGTAAATTTTATTTTTCATAAATAGTCTAATTTTTGGTAATCATTA
Above is a genomic segment from Chryseobacterium mulctrae containing:
- a CDS encoding response regulator is translated as MDKKIVLIQDNEEILNIMDEVLTDEGFDVVPSFITEPIDQIEEIDPDVLIVDDHIKGKKSGSEVIAELKSEPETEDLSAILTSTSFDLPKKAKNCNADDYIEKPFDIDHLIDVVNKNL